One region of Sphingomonas abietis genomic DNA includes:
- a CDS encoding alkylphosphonate utilization protein has product MQADEDYVYDEQSGEWVPASQLTDAGAPSDTVEVRDSVGNLLADGDQVTLIKDLTVKGAGQTLKRGTLIKSIRLTGDAQEIDCKYDGIKGLVLRAEFVRKR; this is encoded by the coding sequence GTGCAGGCCGACGAGGATTATGTCTATGACGAGCAGAGCGGCGAGTGGGTGCCAGCGTCGCAGCTAACCGATGCCGGCGCGCCGTCAGATACCGTCGAGGTCCGCGATTCGGTCGGCAATCTGCTGGCCGACGGCGATCAGGTCACGCTGATCAAGGATTTGACCGTCAAGGGCGCGGGGCAGACGCTCAAGCGCGGCACGCTGATCAAGTCGATCCGCCTGACCGGCGACGCCCAGGAGATCGACTGCAAATATGACGGCATCAAGGGCCTCGTCCTGCGCGCGGAGTTCGTGCGCAAGCGGTGA
- the purL gene encoding phosphoribosylformylglycinamidine synthase subunit PurL codes for MTDASAITPEVVAQHGLSPEEYERVLHALGREPNLTELGIFSVMWSEHCSYKSSRIHLKKLPTEAPWVICGPGENAGVIDIGDNQAAIFKMESHNHPSYIEPYQGAATGVGGILRDVFTMGARPVANLNALRFGRPDHPKMKHLIAGVVHGIGGYGNCVGVPTVGGEVNFHKAYDGNILVNAMTVGIAEQDKIFYSAASGIGNPIVYVGSKTGRDGIHGATMASADFGEDSEAKRPTVQVGDPFTEKLLIEACLELMASDAIVAIQDMGAAGLTSSAVEMASKGGVGIELDMNAVPQRETGMTPYEMMLSESQERMLMVLKPGREAFAEAIFRKWELDFAVIGTVTETGHMVLKWHGETVADIPLAPLADEAPLYDRPRASAAEYQAWANVAPLGPIAESSDIAADLLTLMASPDIASRRWIWEQYDHMVGGDTVQRPGGDSAVVRVHGTDKGLAITTDCTPRYCYADPYEGGKQAIAECYRNLSAVGALPLAVTNCLNFANPQRPEIMAQFTGCLEGMGDACRALDFPIVSGNVSLYNESKATGGGSAILPTPAIGGVGLLKDWSKSATIAFKAAGEDILLVGGATGHLGQSLYLREVLGLEAGSPPPVDLAAERKAGELIRELILAGSVTAVHDVSDGGVLVAITEMALAGGIGADLDELSTAQAFGEDQGRYLVTVPAGTTIEGAVRIGRTSEQATVWGTPLAALRHAHEGFFPTLMGADAALA; via the coding sequence ATGACCGACGCCAGCGCCATCACCCCCGAAGTCGTCGCCCAGCACGGGCTTTCCCCCGAGGAATATGAGCGCGTGCTCCACGCGCTCGGCCGCGAGCCGAATCTCACGGAACTCGGCATCTTCTCGGTGATGTGGTCCGAGCATTGCTCGTACAAGTCGAGCCGCATCCACCTGAAGAAGCTGCCCACCGAGGCGCCCTGGGTGATCTGCGGCCCCGGCGAGAATGCCGGCGTGATCGACATCGGCGACAATCAGGCGGCCATCTTCAAGATGGAGAGCCACAACCACCCGTCCTACATCGAGCCCTATCAGGGCGCAGCCACCGGCGTCGGCGGCATCCTGCGCGACGTGTTCACGATGGGCGCCCGCCCCGTCGCCAACCTCAACGCGTTGCGCTTCGGTCGCCCCGATCATCCCAAGATGAAGCATCTCATCGCCGGCGTCGTCCACGGCATCGGCGGCTACGGCAATTGCGTCGGCGTGCCGACGGTCGGCGGCGAGGTGAACTTCCACAAGGCCTATGACGGCAACATCCTCGTCAACGCGATGACGGTCGGCATCGCCGAGCAGGACAAGATCTTCTACTCCGCCGCCTCCGGCATCGGCAATCCGATCGTCTATGTCGGCTCCAAGACCGGCCGCGACGGCATCCACGGCGCCACCATGGCATCCGCGGACTTCGGCGAGGATTCGGAAGCCAAGCGCCCGACCGTGCAGGTCGGCGATCCGTTCACCGAGAAATTGCTGATCGAGGCCTGCCTAGAACTGATGGCGTCCGACGCGATCGTCGCAATCCAGGACATGGGCGCCGCCGGCCTCACCTCCTCCGCCGTCGAGATGGCGAGCAAGGGCGGCGTCGGCATCGAGCTCGACATGAACGCGGTGCCGCAGCGTGAAACCGGCATGACTCCCTATGAGATGATGCTGAGCGAGAGCCAGGAGCGGATGCTCATGGTCTTGAAGCCCGGCCGCGAGGCTTTCGCCGAGGCGATCTTCCGCAAGTGGGAACTCGACTTTGCCGTGATCGGCACCGTGACCGAGACCGGCCACATGGTCCTCAAATGGCATGGCGAGACCGTCGCCGACATCCCGCTCGCGCCGCTCGCCGACGAGGCCCCGCTCTACGACCGGCCGCGTGCGTCCGCTGCGGAGTATCAGGCATGGGCCAATGTGGCGCCGCTCGGCCCCATCGCCGAATCGAGCGACATCGCCGCCGATCTGCTCACCCTGATGGCCTCGCCCGACATCGCTTCGCGGCGCTGGATCTGGGAGCAATATGACCACATGGTCGGCGGCGACACCGTGCAACGCCCCGGCGGCGATTCCGCCGTGGTCCGCGTCCACGGCACCGACAAGGGCCTCGCGATCACCACCGACTGCACCCCGCGCTATTGCTATGCGGATCCCTATGAGGGCGGCAAGCAGGCGATCGCCGAATGCTATCGCAACCTCTCGGCGGTCGGCGCGCTGCCGCTGGCGGTGACCAATTGCCTCAACTTCGCCAACCCGCAGCGCCCCGAGATCATGGCGCAGTTCACCGGCTGTCTCGAAGGCATGGGCGACGCCTGCCGCGCGCTCGATTTCCCGATCGTGAGCGGCAATGTCAGCCTCTACAACGAGAGCAAGGCGACCGGCGGCGGCTCGGCGATCCTGCCGACCCCGGCGATCGGCGGCGTCGGGCTGCTCAAGGACTGGTCGAAGAGCGCGACGATCGCGTTCAAGGCGGCGGGCGAGGATATCCTTCTGGTCGGCGGCGCGACCGGCCATCTCGGCCAGTCGCTCTACCTGCGCGAGGTTCTCGGCCTGGAAGCGGGTTCGCCGCCGCCGGTCGATCTCGCGGCCGAGCGCAAGGCCGGCGAACTGATCCGCGAGTTGATCCTCGCAGGCAGCGTCACCGCCGTGCATGACGTGTCCGACGGCGGCGTGCTCGTCGCGATCACCGAGATGGCGCTGGCCGGCGGCATCGGCGCCGATCTGGACGAACTGTCCACGGCGCAGGCGTTCGGCGAGGATCAGGGCCGCTATCTGGTGACGGTTCCGGCCGGCACCACGATCGAAGGCGCGGTCAGGATCGGCCGGACCAGCGAGCAGGCCACCGTCTGGGGCACGCCGCTGGCGGCGCTGCGCCATGCGCACGAAGGCTTCTTCCCGACGCTGATGGGGGCGGACGCGGCGCTCGCCTGA
- a CDS encoding cysteine synthase A yields MKTAIAPDALSLIGNTPLVRLSGPSAETGCDILAKCEFMNPGGSVKDRAALYIVEDAEARGLLKPGGTIVEGTAGNTGIGLALVANAKGYRTIIVIPETQSQEKKDTLRALGAELVEVAPTAYSNPAHYVHTSRRIAEETEGGFWSNQFDNTANRLAHIRTTAQEIWAQTGGRIDGFTCACGTGGTLAGVGLGLKEHDEAVTVALTDPYGASLYSYYACGELAAEGHSVAEGIGQSRITANLDGAPVDAQFRIADEDGLRWVHRLLAEQGLHVGLSSGINVAGAVALAKQIGPGKTIVTILCDSGMRYLSTLSNPEWLRAKGLAVPPWLERG; encoded by the coding sequence ATGAAAACGGCTATCGCGCCCGACGCGCTATCGCTCATCGGCAACACGCCGCTGGTTCGCCTGTCCGGCCCTTCGGCCGAAACGGGATGCGACATTCTTGCCAAGTGCGAGTTCATGAATCCCGGCGGATCGGTGAAGGATCGCGCCGCTCTGTATATCGTGGAGGATGCGGAGGCGCGCGGGCTGCTCAAGCCGGGCGGCACGATCGTGGAGGGGACGGCCGGCAACACCGGGATCGGCCTGGCCCTGGTCGCCAATGCGAAGGGCTATCGGACGATCATCGTCATCCCCGAAACGCAGAGCCAGGAAAAGAAGGACACGTTGCGCGCGCTCGGCGCCGAACTGGTCGAGGTCGCGCCGACGGCTTATTCCAACCCGGCGCATTATGTTCACACCTCGCGCCGGATCGCCGAGGAGACCGAGGGCGGCTTCTGGTCCAACCAGTTCGACAACACCGCCAATCGCCTCGCCCATATCCGCACCACCGCGCAGGAGATCTGGGCGCAGACCGGCGGCCGGATCGATGGCTTCACCTGCGCCTGCGGAACCGGCGGCACGCTGGCCGGGGTCGGTCTCGGGCTCAAGGAGCATGACGAGGCGGTCACGGTCGCGCTCACCGATCCTTATGGCGCCTCGCTCTATAGTTATTATGCGTGCGGCGAACTCGCGGCCGAGGGCCATTCGGTGGCAGAGGGGATCGGCCAGAGCCGGATCACCGCCAATCTCGACGGCGCGCCGGTCGACGCCCAGTTCCGCATCGCCGACGAGGACGGACTGCGCTGGGTCCATCGGCTGCTGGCCGAGCAGGGGCTGCATGTCGGCCTATCCTCCGGCATCAACGTCGCCGGTGCGGTGGCGCTGGCGAAGCAGATCGGGCCGGGCAAGACGATCGTCACGATCCTGTGCGATTCCGGGATGCGCTATCTGTCCACCCTCTCCAACCCGGAATGGCTGCGTGCCAAGGGGCTCGCCGTGCCGCCGTGGCTGGAGCGTGGGTGA